In Pseudomonas glycinae, the DNA window GGCGCCAAGCCGGTTTAAGGCTTCACACCGAGTCGACCCAATCGCTGGCAAGCCAGCTCCCACAGGGATCTTCAGTGAACACAGACTTTGTGAGCGCTTGAGAACTTGTGGGAGCTGCGGTGCGACGATTCGACTTGCCAGCGATGACGTCATCAGTCGCGCAGACTGATTACCGGCCAGCCACGTTTCTCGGCTTCGGCCCGCAGGTTCGGATCCGGATCGACCGCCACAGGATTCGCCACCTGCTCCAGCAGTGGCAGGTCATTCATCGAGTCGCTGTAGAAATAGCTGCCTTCCAGCGAATGCCCGGTTTCCTCCAGCCAGCGGTTCAGGCGCGTCACCTTGCCTTCGCGAAAGCACGGCACGTCGGTGCTGCGTCCGGTGTAGCGGCCGTCCTGCATTTCGCACTCGGTGGCGATCAGGGTTTCGACGCCCAGGCGCACGGCGATCGGTGCGGTGACGAAGCGGTTGGTGGCAGTGATGATCACCAGTTTGTCGCCGGCATCACGGTGCTTTTTCAGCAGCTCAAGCGCCTTGGGCAGAACGATCGGCTCGATGCAGTCGCGCATGTAATCGTTGTGCCATTGCTCAAGCACGGCCATCTCGGTGCGGCCGAGGATTTCCAGGCAGAAGTTCAGGTAGGCCGCGTTATCCAGTTTGCCGGCCAGGTAATCCTGGTAGAACTCGTCGTTGCGTGTCTTGTAGGCGATCGGGTCGAGGAAGCCGCGCTCGCACAGATAGTCACCCCAGGCGTGATCGCTGTCGCCGCCCAGAAGGGTGTTGTCCAAATCGAATAAAGCCAGGCGCATTGCAGTTACCCGCTGAAAAGTCAGTAAAAAGGTGACCAGAATACGGTCTTTTCACAAGAGTGCACATAAGGTAGGAAGCCTCGTTGCCGCCTTCACAACCTTTGTGGAACAATGCGGCGACATGCGTTTGCGAGGTTGTTGCCGTGATCGACCCCGATGGTTTCCGCCCTAATGTCGGGATCATTCTGACGAATGACGCCGGCCAGGTGCTATGGGCTCGCCGTATCAATCAAGATGCCTGGCAGTTTCCACAAGGGGGAATCAACCCCGAGGAGACGCCCGAAGACGCCTTGTACCGCGAGCTGAACGAAGAAGTTGGCCTGGAACGCGAAGATGTTGAAATTCTCGCCTGTACCCGGGGCTGGTTGCGCTATCGTTTGCCGCAACGTCTGGTGCGAACCCACAGCCAACCGCTGTGCATCGGCCAGAAACAGAAGTGGTTTCTCCTGCGCCTGATCTCCAACGAGCAGCGGGTGCGGATGGATTTGACCGGTAAACCGGAGTTCGATGGCTGGCGCTGGGTCAGTTATTGGTATCCGTTGGGCCAGGTGGTGACATTCAAGCGCGAAGTGTATCGCCGCGCTCTCAAAGAGCTTGCCCCGCGCCTTTTAGCGCGCGACTGACGACGGAGTTCGACCCCGAGCCATGCTCAATACGCTGCGCAAGATCGTCCAGGAAGTTAACTCCGCCAAGGATCTCAAGGCGGCGTTGGGGATTATTGTGTTGCGCGTCAAAGAGGCCATGGGCAGCCAGGTCTGCTCGGTCTACCTGCTTGATCCAGAGACCAACCGCTTCGTGCTGATGGCCACCGAGGGCTTGAACAAGCGCTCGATCGGCAAGGTCAGCATGGCACCCAACGAAGGTCTGGTCGGCCTGGTCGGCACGCGTGAAGAACCCCTGAACCTCGAAAACGCCGCGGATCACCCGCGCTACCGCTACTTCGCCGAGACCGGCGAGGAGCGCTACGCCTCGTTCCTCGGGGCGCCGATCATTCACCACCGCCGCGTCGTCGGCGTGTTGGTCATCCAGCAGAAAGAACGCCGCCAGTTCGATGAGGGTGAAGAAGCCTTCCTCGTGACCATGAGCGCGCAGCTCGCGGGCGTAATCGCTCACGCCGAGGCCACAGGTTCCATCCGTGGTCTGGGCCGTCAGGGCAAGGGCATTCAGGAAGCCAAGTTCGTCGGCGTGCCGGGTTCACCGGGTGCGGCGGTCGGTACCGCGGTGGTCATGTTGCCACCGGCGGATCTGGACGTGGTGCCGGACAAAACCATCACCGACATCGACGCGGAGCTGGCGCTGTTCAAGACCGCCATCGAAGGCGTGCGCGCCGACATGCGTGCGTTGTCGGCCAAACTGGCGACCCAGCTGCGTCCGGAAGAGCGCGCGCTGTTCGACGTCTATCTGATGATGCTCGACGATGCCTCGCTGGGCAGCGAAATCACCAACGTGATCAAGACCGGTCAATGGGCCCAGGGCGCGCTGCGCCAGGTCGTGACCGATCACGTCAATCGCTTCGATTTGATGGACGACGAGTACTTGCGTGAGCGGGCGTCGGACGTCAAGGACCTCGGCCGCCGGCTGCTCGCCTATCTGCAGGAGGAGCGCCAGCAAAACCTGGTCTACCCGGAAAAAACCATTCTGGTCAGCGAAGAACTGACGCCGGCGATGCTCGGCGAGGTGCCGGAAGGCACGCTGGTCGGTCTGGTCTCGGTACTGGGCTCGGGCAACTCCCACGTTGCGATCCTCGCCCGGGCCATGGGTATCCCGACGGTGATGGGCCTGGTCGACCTGCCATACGCCAAGGTTGACGGCATCGACATGATCGTCGATGGCACCAAGGGTGAGGTCTACACCAACCCCAGCGAAGTGCTGCGCAAGCAGTTCACCGAGGTGGTGGAGGAAGAGAAGCAACTGGCGCTGGGTCTCGATACCCTGCGCGACCTGCCGTGCGTGACCCTTGATGGCCACCGCATGCCGCTGTGGGTCAACACCGGCCTGCTGGCGGACGTGGCGCGGGCGCAGAAGCGCGGCGCCGAAGGTGTCGGTCTGTACCGCACCGAAGTGCCGTTCATGATCAACCAGCGCTTCCCGAGCGAGAAGGAACAACTGGCGATCTACCGCGAGCAGCTCGCCGCGTTCCACCCGCAACCGGTGACCATGCGCAGCCTGGACATTGGCGGCGACAAGTCGCTGTCGTACTTCCCGATCAAGGAAGACAACCCGTTCCTCGGCTGGCGCGGGATCCGCGTCACCCTCGACCACCCGGAAATCTTCCTGGTGCAGACCCGCGCGATGCTCAAGGCCAGCGAAGGCCTGAACAACCTGCGGATCCTGCTGCCGATGATCTCCGGCATCCACGAGCTCGAAGAGGCGCTGCACCTGATCCACCGGGCCTGGGGTGAAGTGCGCGACGAAGGCACCGACGTGCCGATGCCGCCGGTGGGCGTGATGATCGAAATTCCGGCGGCGGTTTACCAGACCCGGGAACTGGCGCGGATGGTGGACTTCCTGTCGGTCGGCTCCAACGACCTGACCCAGTACCTGCTGGCGGTGGACCGCAACAACCCACGGGTGGCCGATCTCTACGACTACCTGCACCCGGCGGTGCTGCAAGCCCTGCAAACCGTGGTGCGCGACGCCCATGCCGAAGGCAAGCCGGTGAGCATCTGCGGCGAGATGGCCGGTGACCCGGCGGCAGCGGTGCTGTTGATGGCGATGGGCTTCGACAGCCTGTCGATGAACGCCACCAACCTGCCGAAGGTGAAGTGGATGCTGCGTCAGATCAACCTGAGCAAGGCCAGGGATCTGCTGGCGGAACTGATGACCATCGACAACCCGCAGGTGATCCACAGCTCGCTGCAACTGGCGTTGAAGAATCTTGGGTTGGCGAAGATGGTCAATCCGGCGGCGGTCAAATCCCTCTGAAATTCTGAGGGCCTCATCGCTGGCAAGCCAGCTCCCACAGTTTCCTCCAGTGTTCACAAAATATGTGTCCACCGAGCATCCTGTGGGAGCTGGCTTGCCAGCGATGGCGTCCGTATAGCAACGCCTAAATCAGAATTTCCACTTCCCCCAAGTGCCCGCCATACGGCCCGAAACTGCGCTCCACCATCCGCCGCGTCCCATCAGCCTGCACGATCAACGCCGTACTCGCCCGCGTCCCGTAACTCTGGCTGGCAATAAACACACTCGACAACAACGACTCGGTCGCCAGCCCCACGCCGGTGTCCGGCAGATCGGCAAACGGTGCCGTTTGCGCATCGCTCAATAAAGCCAACAACCGCTCGGGCTGCGGATCATCCAGCACGGCACTCAATGCCGCTTTGGCCTTGAGCAGTTTCGGCCACGGTGTATCCAGCCCGGCGTTGGACAGACCATAGACGCCGGGCTGCAACATCACCGGTTCCGAAGACCGCGCATTGAAGTGCCACAGCTCGTTGGCATTGCCCAGAAGCAGGTTGAAGCCGGCATAGTCCGGCGAACGGGCGACAACGTCGGACAAATAGTCATCGATCGACAGGTTTTCGGTCAGAAATCCCGCCACCAGCTCGCCCCGAGAACGTCGAGCCGGCGGCTGATGCGGATCGCGAATGTTGGTCAGCGCCGCGAAACGACCGTTGGCACCCAGTCCGAGCCAGGTTCCCCCCGCCTCAAGGTCCCGTCCGGCATGAACCTGCGGCGACTCGGGCCATTGCGCCAGCGGCAGGCTGGGCCGGGCGTAGAATTCGTCACGGTTGGCCGCGACGATCAGCGGCTGGGCATGCCCCGGCCGCCAAGCGAAAACAATCAGGCACATAAGGTGGTCCTTGTGTGTTTTTTGCCCACTCTACGCAGACATCGTCCGTGCATCCATCGCCAGTGGAGCCGAAGGGTATCCATCCGTTACCATGCCGCTCCGGTTTTGGGGACGCGCCTTGGGAGGCAGTCATGGAATTTCTGCTCTATCTGGCGCTGGGCGCCTGTGCGGGCGTACTGGCCGGGCTGTTCGGGGTGGGCGGCGGGATCATCATCGTCCCGGTGCTGGTGTTCAGTTTCACCTTGCAGGGCTTCGATCCGTCGATCCTGACCCATCTGGCGGTCGGCACGTCCCTGGCGACGATCATCTTTACCTCGGTCAATGCCGTGCGCGAGCATCATCGACGCGGCGCGGTGCGCTGGCCGATCTTCAAGTGGATGACCGTTGGCATTCTGCTCGGCGCCGGTTTCGGTGCATTGACCGCCGAAGCGATCTCCGGACCCAACCTGCAAAAGATCATCGGTGTGTTCGCCCTGGTGATCGCGGCGCAGCTGGCGCTGGACGTCAAGCCCAAGGCCAGCCGAACGGTGCCGGGTAAACTCGGTCTGACCGTGGCCGGCAGTGTGATCGGCTGGGCATCGGCGATTTTCGGGATTGGCGGCGGCTCGCTGACCGTGCCGTTCCTGACATGGCGCAGCGTGCCGATGCAGCAGGCGGTGGCGACCTCGTCGGCCTGCGGTCTGCCGATTGCTGTGGCCAGTGCAATAAGTTTCATGATTCTGGGCTGGCATGATCCGTTGCTGCCGGCCCATAGTCTCGGTTTTGTGTATTTGCCGGCACTGCTCGGCATTGCGCTGACCAGCATGGTGTTCGCCCGTCTCGGCGCGCGGCTGGCGCACAGGCTGTCGCCGAAGTTGCTGAAACGGCTGTTCGCGGCTTTGCTGTTTTGCGTGGGCCTGAGCTTTCTGTTCTGAGCCGTCGGTTTTGGCAGGTCGCAATCCTGGCTTAATCCTGAGGTGACAGCGTCGCCCGGGAATTTTTGAAGATTTGAATGCTAACGAGGAGTCGCAATGCTGCCTTACCCGCAGATCGATCCGGTGGCCCTGGCCATCGGTCCGCTGAAAATCCACTGGTACGGCCTGATGTACCTGGTCGGCATCGGCGGCGCGTGGCTGCTGGCATCGCGCCGGCTCAACCGTTTCGACCCGACCTGGACCAAGGAAAAGCTGTCCGACCTGGTGTTCTGGCTGTCGATGGGTGTGATTGTCGGCGGGCGTCTGGGCTATGTGCTGTTCTACGACCTGAGCGCTTACCTCGCCAACCCGACACTGATTTTTGAAGTGTGGAAGGGCGGCATGTCGTTCCACGGCGGTTTCATCGGCGTGATGCTGGCCGCGCTGTGGTTCGGCAAGCGTAACGGCAAGTCGTTCTTCCAGCTGATGGACTTCGTGGCGCCGATGGTGCCGATCGGTCTGGGCGCCGGACGCATCGGCAACTTCATCAACGCCGAGCTGTGGGGCAAGGCCACCGACGTGCCGTGGGCCATGGTATTCCCGCCGTTCAGCGACCCGGCGCAACTGCCGCGTCACCCGTCGCAGCTGTATCAGTTCGCGCTGGAAGGCG includes these proteins:
- a CDS encoding HAD family hydrolase; protein product: MRLALFDLDNTLLGGDSDHAWGDYLCERGFLDPIAYKTRNDEFYQDYLAGKLDNAAYLNFCLEILGRTEMAVLEQWHNDYMRDCIEPIVLPKALELLKKHRDAGDKLVIITATNRFVTAPIAVRLGVETLIATECEMQDGRYTGRSTDVPCFREGKVTRLNRWLEETGHSLEGSYFYSDSMNDLPLLEQVANPVAVDPDPNLRAEAEKRGWPVISLRD
- a CDS encoding RNA pyrophosphohydrolase; this translates as MIDPDGFRPNVGIILTNDAGQVLWARRINQDAWQFPQGGINPEETPEDALYRELNEEVGLEREDVEILACTRGWLRYRLPQRLVRTHSQPLCIGQKQKWFLLRLISNEQRVRMDLTGKPEFDGWRWVSYWYPLGQVVTFKREVYRRALKELAPRLLARD
- the ptsP gene encoding phosphoenolpyruvate--protein phosphotransferase, which translates into the protein MLNTLRKIVQEVNSAKDLKAALGIIVLRVKEAMGSQVCSVYLLDPETNRFVLMATEGLNKRSIGKVSMAPNEGLVGLVGTREEPLNLENAADHPRYRYFAETGEERYASFLGAPIIHHRRVVGVLVIQQKERRQFDEGEEAFLVTMSAQLAGVIAHAEATGSIRGLGRQGKGIQEAKFVGVPGSPGAAVGTAVVMLPPADLDVVPDKTITDIDAELALFKTAIEGVRADMRALSAKLATQLRPEERALFDVYLMMLDDASLGSEITNVIKTGQWAQGALRQVVTDHVNRFDLMDDEYLRERASDVKDLGRRLLAYLQEERQQNLVYPEKTILVSEELTPAMLGEVPEGTLVGLVSVLGSGNSHVAILARAMGIPTVMGLVDLPYAKVDGIDMIVDGTKGEVYTNPSEVLRKQFTEVVEEEKQLALGLDTLRDLPCVTLDGHRMPLWVNTGLLADVARAQKRGAEGVGLYRTEVPFMINQRFPSEKEQLAIYREQLAAFHPQPVTMRSLDIGGDKSLSYFPIKEDNPFLGWRGIRVTLDHPEIFLVQTRAMLKASEGLNNLRILLPMISGIHELEEALHLIHRAWGEVRDEGTDVPMPPVGVMIEIPAAVYQTRELARMVDFLSVGSNDLTQYLLAVDRNNPRVADLYDYLHPAVLQALQTVVRDAHAEGKPVSICGEMAGDPAAAVLLMAMGFDSLSMNATNLPKVKWMLRQINLSKARDLLAELMTIDNPQVIHSSLQLALKNLGLAKMVNPAAVKSL
- a CDS encoding NRDE family protein, which codes for MCLIVFAWRPGHAQPLIVAANRDEFYARPSLPLAQWPESPQVHAGRDLEAGGTWLGLGANGRFAALTNIRDPHQPPARRSRGELVAGFLTENLSIDDYLSDVVARSPDYAGFNLLLGNANELWHFNARSSEPVMLQPGVYGLSNAGLDTPWPKLLKAKAALSAVLDDPQPERLLALLSDAQTAPFADLPDTGVGLATESLLSSVFIASQSYGTRASTALIVQADGTRRMVERSFGPYGGHLGEVEILI
- a CDS encoding sulfite exporter TauE/SafE family protein, whose translation is MEFLLYLALGACAGVLAGLFGVGGGIIIVPVLVFSFTLQGFDPSILTHLAVGTSLATIIFTSVNAVREHHRRGAVRWPIFKWMTVGILLGAGFGALTAEAISGPNLQKIIGVFALVIAAQLALDVKPKASRTVPGKLGLTVAGSVIGWASAIFGIGGGSLTVPFLTWRSVPMQQAVATSSACGLPIAVASAISFMILGWHDPLLPAHSLGFVYLPALLGIALTSMVFARLGARLAHRLSPKLLKRLFAALLFCVGLSFLF
- the lgt gene encoding prolipoprotein diacylglyceryl transferase, with the translated sequence MLPYPQIDPVALAIGPLKIHWYGLMYLVGIGGAWLLASRRLNRFDPTWTKEKLSDLVFWLSMGVIVGGRLGYVLFYDLSAYLANPTLIFEVWKGGMSFHGGFIGVMLAALWFGKRNGKSFFQLMDFVAPMVPIGLGAGRIGNFINAELWGKATDVPWAMVFPPFSDPAQLPRHPSQLYQFALEGVALFLILWLFSRKPRPTMAVSGMFALFYGIFRFIVEFVRVPDAQLGYLAWNWLTMGQVLCVPMIIGGLFLIWLAYHRAPAAPVAPTA